The following proteins come from a genomic window of Mucinivorans hirudinis:
- a CDS encoding Phosphate-selective porin O and P domain containing protein: MKKILLLAAATLFCSAAMAQEPEMSPTEQNTSAIVSIKDELAKLGSIKISGYVQGQWQWANPAGATPSGFIRTYGDAFSADMNNRFNIRRGRIKFTYTKGTISAVIQPDFTEKGVAMKDAYVNYTSLKKTLTIRAGLFDRPFGYEIEYSSSQRESAERSRTFLALFPGERGVGAKVQLKGSSGLLSMFTLDAGLFNGNGIAVETDSYKDFIGKLAFQKNFVSTQLNLAVSLYQGTIWGRSATGEKFNKYSFTGGEWKKEEVANDTKFARQYLGFSGRVIQYWGIGTTNLVGEVIMGQQPSGKTAFANSAGASFNGTGDIYLRQFRGGYAMLVQDLGFSKSSIMLKYDSFNPNTKISLSELNAGKGTAADVPYTTVSVGYLYRFNESLRLMAQYDMTSAKKTDMAAINDFKIPNVLTIRAQVKF, encoded by the coding sequence ATGAAAAAGATTTTATTATTAGCAGCGGCAACGCTATTTTGCTCGGCAGCAATGGCTCAGGAGCCTGAAATGTCGCCAACGGAGCAAAACACGTCGGCAATCGTTTCAATTAAAGACGAGCTTGCCAAGTTGGGCTCTATCAAAATCAGCGGCTATGTGCAGGGGCAGTGGCAGTGGGCGAATCCCGCCGGAGCAACCCCATCGGGCTTTATCCGCACCTATGGAGATGCCTTCTCAGCGGATATGAACAACCGCTTCAATATTCGTCGCGGGCGCATAAAATTCACCTACACAAAAGGTACTATCTCGGCAGTAATCCAACCCGATTTTACCGAAAAAGGTGTCGCAATGAAGGATGCTTACGTTAATTATACATCACTCAAAAAGACGCTTACCATTCGTGCCGGTCTCTTTGACCGCCCCTTTGGTTACGAAATCGAGTACTCCTCCTCCCAGCGCGAATCGGCTGAGCGTAGCCGCACATTCTTGGCTCTCTTCCCCGGCGAACGCGGTGTGGGTGCAAAGGTGCAGCTCAAGGGTTCGAGCGGTCTTCTTTCTATGTTTACTCTGGATGCAGGTCTCTTTAATGGTAACGGCATCGCGGTGGAGACAGACTCTTACAAGGACTTTATCGGTAAACTCGCCTTCCAAAAGAATTTCGTCTCAACTCAGCTCAATCTTGCCGTTTCATTGTATCAGGGTACTATCTGGGGTAGGAGTGCAACGGGCGAAAAATTTAATAAATACAGCTTCACCGGCGGCGAATGGAAAAAAGAGGAGGTGGCGAATGACACAAAATTTGCTCGTCAGTACCTTGGATTCTCGGGACGCGTTATTCAATACTGGGGTATAGGCACAACAAACCTTGTTGGTGAGGTGATTATGGGGCAGCAGCCTTCGGGTAAAACTGCTTTTGCAAACTCGGCAGGCGCATCTTTCAACGGCACGGGCGATATTTATCTTCGTCAATTCCGCGGCGGTTATGCAATGTTGGTACAGGACTTGGGCTTTTCTAAGAGCAGCATTATGCTGAAATATGACTCTTTTAACCCCAATACTAAAATATCACTTTCGGAGCTTAATGCAGGCAAGGGTACGGCAGCAGATGTTCCATACACCACCGTTTCGGTTGGTTATCTCTATAGGTTCAACGAGTCGCTACGTCTAATGGCTCAGTATGATATGACCTCGGCAAAGAAGACCGATATGGCGGCTATCAACGATTTCAAGATTCCAAACGTCCTAACAATCCGCGCACAAGTTAAATTTTAA
- a CDS encoding V-type ATP synthase subunit D, with protein MINFQFNKTSLNDLGKQLKMREKALPTIKSKEAALRLEVKKAKDIEKQLDDKIEQTISSYEYMVELWGEFDTSLIEIEDVQLRSVKIAGVNIPQLDEIIYSEKPYNLFTAPLWIADGVEILKSLAQIGIEREIMNRKREILEHTRKKTTQKVNLYEKVQIPGYQEAIRKIKRFLEDEENLSKAAQKIVKSRIEEAS; from the coding sequence ATGATAAATTTTCAATTCAATAAAACATCGCTCAACGACCTTGGCAAGCAGCTCAAGATGAGGGAGAAAGCACTCCCTACGATTAAGAGTAAGGAGGCGGCTCTACGTTTGGAGGTCAAAAAGGCTAAGGATATCGAGAAGCAGCTTGATGATAAAATCGAACAGACCATCTCCTCGTATGAGTATATGGTTGAGCTGTGGGGTGAATTCGACACTTCGCTCATCGAGATTGAGGATGTTCAGCTTCGCAGCGTGAAGATTGCGGGGGTGAATATTCCTCAGTTGGACGAGATTATTTACAGCGAAAAGCCCTACAATCTCTTCACGGCTCCGCTTTGGATAGCAGATGGTGTCGAGATACTTAAATCGCTGGCTCAGATTGGCATAGAGCGCGAAATTATGAACCGTAAACGCGAGATTCTGGAGCATACCCGCAAGAAGACCACCCAGAAGGTGAACCTCTACGAAAAGGTGCAAATTCCGGGTTATCAGGAGGCTATACGCAAAATTAAGCGTTTCCTCGAAGATGAGGAGAACCTGAGCAAGGCTGCTCAGAAGATTGTTAAATCAAGAATAGAGGAGGCAAGCTAA
- a CDS encoding Phosphate transport system permease protein PstC, with protein MCVFYISIIMKRNIRKFFEAVVEKILLASGAVTSVTILLIILFLFREGSGLFRTPIVEGGYSLIVNSSNRVTNLEPQQIKDIFDAKIENWSQVGGADEPILVFRLNDIVNYASAEEIGEDFSGMAAVLGRVIEENKNIIAFVPTEYLPAQYDGRNIAEEDITPSEFFMGEEWFPTAQPAPLFGVLPLIWGTLWVSLAAILFALPFAMAAAIYIGEIAHPRIRKILKPLFELLAGIPSVVYGFFGLVVIVPLVQQLFGLPVGETALSGAIILAIMALPTIITVAEDSIRNVPRAAREASLALGASKWQTIWRVVLPYGISGIMAGVVLGIGRAIGETMAVLMVTGNAAVIPTTLLEPVRTIPATIAAELGEAPAGGAHYQALFMLGVILFLITLVISILAEFFASKRPKPQI; from the coding sequence ATGTGCGTATTCTATATTTCCATAATAATGAAAAGAAACATTAGGAAATTTTTCGAGGCAGTTGTCGAAAAAATACTTTTGGCGAGCGGAGCGGTTACTTCGGTAACCATTCTACTCATCATTCTCTTCCTCTTTCGCGAAGGGTCAGGACTCTTCCGAACACCCATTGTCGAGGGTGGATATTCGCTCATTGTCAACTCCTCTAACCGAGTAACCAATTTAGAGCCGCAACAGATTAAAGACATCTTCGATGCCAAAATCGAAAACTGGTCGCAGGTTGGCGGAGCAGATGAGCCAATTTTGGTTTTCCGCCTCAACGACATCGTCAACTATGCGAGTGCTGAGGAAATTGGTGAAGATTTTTCGGGGATGGCTGCCGTGCTGGGGCGCGTTATAGAGGAAAATAAAAATATTATTGCCTTTGTTCCCACCGAATACCTGCCCGCCCAATACGACGGCAGAAATATTGCCGAAGAAGACATCACCCCCTCGGAGTTTTTTATGGGCGAAGAGTGGTTTCCCACAGCTCAACCTGCCCCGCTATTCGGTGTTTTGCCCCTGATTTGGGGTACGCTATGGGTGTCGTTGGCGGCGATTTTGTTTGCACTTCCCTTTGCAATGGCGGCGGCAATATACATCGGGGAAATTGCCCACCCACGTATTCGTAAGATTCTCAAACCGCTCTTTGAACTGCTCGCCGGTATCCCCTCGGTGGTTTACGGCTTTTTTGGGTTGGTTGTGATTGTACCTTTGGTGCAACAACTCTTTGGATTGCCTGTGGGCGAAACGGCACTTTCGGGGGCGATAATTTTGGCAATTATGGCACTACCTACCATTATAACCGTAGCGGAGGACTCCATCAGAAATGTTCCTCGCGCAGCGCGTGAGGCATCCTTGGCACTGGGTGCGAGTAAGTGGCAGACGATATGGCGCGTGGTGTTGCCCTATGGCATCAGCGGGATTATGGCAGGTGTGGTGCTCGGCATAGGGCGTGCCATTGGCGAGACTATGGCGGTGTTGATGGTTACGGGTAATGCAGCCGTAATTCCGACAACGCTGCTTGAACCCGTGCGAACAATACCCGCAACCATTGCCGCCGAATTGGGCGAAGCTCCCGCAGGCGGCGCACACTACCAGGCACTCTTTATGTTGGGGGTAATACTCTTCTTGATAACGTTGGTCATCTCTATATTGGCAGAATTTTTTGCATCCAAACGTCCTAAACCACAGATATAA
- a CDS encoding Phosphate transport system permease protein PstA, giving the protein MSNYYQRKKKTQGVAFFLFKLMSWTIVAILFWILGFLVVKGVGVINWEFLTASPEDGMTKGGIFPAIVGTLCLVVGSMVFAFPIGVMSGIYIAEYAANNFVVKFIRVMTNNLASIPSIVFGLFGMALFVNTLGFGDSIIAGSLTLGLLVLPVVIRTTEEALKSIDGSYRSGSLALGASKLQTIRKVTLPMAMPNIITGLILSVGRVSGETAPILFTVAAYFLPKLPTSIFDQVMALPYHLYVLATSGTDIEAARPMAYGTALVLILIVLIMNLLANVMRGFFAKKLK; this is encoded by the coding sequence ATGAGCAATTATTATCAAAGGAAGAAAAAGACGCAAGGCGTAGCATTTTTCTTGTTCAAGTTGATGAGTTGGACCATTGTCGCAATTCTCTTTTGGATACTCGGTTTCTTGGTGGTCAAGGGTGTCGGAGTGATTAACTGGGAGTTTCTCACCGCCTCACCCGAGGATGGAATGACCAAGGGCGGAATTTTTCCCGCCATTGTCGGAACGCTCTGTTTGGTGGTCGGCTCTATGGTATTTGCCTTCCCCATCGGGGTGATGTCGGGAATCTATATTGCTGAGTATGCGGCTAATAATTTCGTTGTGAAATTTATACGAGTGATGACCAATAATTTGGCATCCATTCCCTCCATTGTATTCGGGTTGTTTGGTATGGCTCTATTTGTTAATACTTTGGGCTTCGGGGACTCAATAATTGCGGGCTCGCTCACTTTGGGATTACTGGTTCTGCCAGTTGTTATCCGCACAACGGAAGAGGCGCTCAAATCCATAGACGGCAGTTATCGCAGCGGCTCGCTTGCATTGGGTGCAAGTAAGTTGCAGACCATTCGTAAGGTAACTCTGCCGATGGCTATGCCCAATATTATTACGGGTCTGATACTCTCCGTTGGGCGTGTCTCGGGCGAGACCGCGCCAATTCTCTTTACCGTGGCTGCATACTTTCTACCCAAGCTGCCAACCTCGATTTTCGACCAAGTTATGGCACTTCCCTATCACCTATACGTTTTGGCAACAAGCGGTACGGACATAGAGGCGGCACGCCCAATGGCTTATGGCACGGCTCTGGTGCTGATTTTGATAGTGTTGATTATGAATCTCCTGGCAAACGTTATGCGAGGGTTCTTTGCAAAAAAATTGAAATAA
- a CDS encoding Phosphate transport ATP-binding protein PstB, translated as MIIEAKNVDFWYGNFHALRGISMNIEKNTVTAFIGPSGCGKSTFLRLMNRMNDLIDHTRLTGEILIKGENIYSRGVEVDLLRSEVGMVFQKPNPFPKTIFENVAYGLKVNGERSKSVIRDKVENALKQAALWGEVSDKLNQSAMALSGGQQQRLCIARALAVSPDIILMDEPASALDPISTAKIEELIFELKSNYTIVIVTHNMQQAARVSDKTAFFYLGELIEYDNTKTMFLNPKKEATQNYITGRFG; from the coding sequence ATGATTATAGAGGCAAAAAATGTAGATTTCTGGTACGGCAACTTTCACGCCCTGCGGGGAATCTCGATGAACATAGAAAAAAATACGGTAACGGCTTTTATCGGTCCGTCGGGTTGCGGTAAATCGACTTTCCTCAGACTGATGAACCGGATGAATGATTTGATAGACCACACTCGCCTTACGGGTGAAATTCTCATCAAAGGTGAGAATATTTACAGCCGTGGGGTCGAGGTCGATTTGTTGCGGTCGGAGGTAGGTATGGTTTTCCAAAAGCCTAATCCGTTTCCAAAGACAATTTTCGAGAATGTGGCGTACGGCTTAAAGGTCAATGGTGAGCGCAGCAAAAGCGTCATCAGGGATAAGGTTGAAAATGCTCTAAAACAGGCGGCTTTGTGGGGTGAGGTTAGCGATAAGTTGAACCAGTCGGCAATGGCACTCAGCGGCGGACAGCAGCAACGCCTCTGCATTGCGCGCGCACTGGCAGTGAGCCCTGATATTATCCTTATGGACGAACCTGCGTCGGCACTCGACCCCATTTCGACAGCCAAAATCGAGGAGTTGATCTTTGAACTAAAAAGCAACTACACAATCGTTATTGTTACTCATAATATGCAGCAGGCTGCCCGCGTGAGTGACAAGACAGCCTTCTTTTATTTGGGTGAACTTATCGAATACGACAACACGAAAACGATGTTCCTGAACCCTAAAAAGGAGGCAACTCAAAACTACATCACCGGACGCTTCGGTTAG
- a CDS encoding Phosphate ABC transporter, periplasmic phosphate-binding protein PstS: MKRILLAAIAVTVTIAASAQKIKGSDTVLPLAQKVAEQYQKDGNTGVVVTGGGSGVGISALIDGSTDIAMASRPMKFDEKLKLQQAGKNPVEKTIAWDALAVVVNPKNTVSQLTRQQLEDIFTGKITNWKQVGGADEKIVVYSRESSSGTYEFFKEHILKNKNYKSDILSMPATGAIIQSVSQTPGAIGYVGVAYLNNSVKALEVSMDGKKFVTPSYATAKDKSYPVVRPLYFYYLKADEKKVTPFVGYIMGSKGQAIAKEMGYIDIL, encoded by the coding sequence ATGAAAAGAATATTATTAGCTGCAATCGCGGTAACTGTTACTATTGCCGCTTCGGCACAAAAAATCAAGGGTTCGGATACAGTGCTTCCACTTGCACAAAAGGTTGCGGAGCAGTATCAAAAGGATGGTAACACGGGTGTAGTTGTTACCGGTGGTGGCTCGGGTGTGGGTATTTCGGCACTCATCGACGGCTCTACGGACATAGCAATGGCTTCGCGTCCGATGAAATTCGACGAAAAACTCAAACTCCAACAAGCAGGCAAAAACCCTGTGGAAAAGACCATTGCGTGGGATGCTCTGGCGGTGGTGGTAAATCCGAAAAACACGGTATCGCAACTTACCCGCCAACAACTCGAGGATATTTTTACGGGCAAAATCACCAACTGGAAGCAGGTGGGTGGCGCAGACGAAAAAATTGTTGTCTACTCGCGTGAGAGCTCCTCGGGCACTTATGAGTTCTTCAAGGAGCATATTCTCAAAAACAAGAACTACAAGAGCGACATCCTTTCGATGCCTGCAACGGGTGCTATCATCCAATCGGTTTCGCAAACTCCGGGAGCGATAGGTTATGTGGGTGTTGCATACCTCAATAACTCAGTCAAAGCATTGGAGGTTTCTATGGATGGCAAAAAATTTGTTACCCCCTCTTATGCAACCGCAAAGGATAAGAGCTATCCGGTGGTTCGCCCTCTATACTTCTACTACCTGAAAGCTGACGAGAAGAAGGTTACACCTTTCGTGGGCTACATTATGGGTAGCAAGGGTCAGGCGATTGCTAAGGAGATGGGCTATATCGATATTTTGTAG
- a CDS encoding V-type ATP synthase subunit K: MEPILIAYLGVAAMLIFSGIGSCYGTTISGNAAVGAMKKNKGAFGSYMILCAMPSTQGLYGFLGYFLLKGFLTPEITMAQASAILGGGLALGLVSLWSSLRQGQLAANGISAIGNGHDVFGNSLILVAFPELYAILGVAAVFFISQAI; encoded by the coding sequence ATGGAACCAATTTTAATTGCCTATTTGGGCGTTGCGGCGATGTTGATTTTCTCGGGCATCGGAAGCTGCTACGGAACAACAATTAGCGGTAATGCAGCCGTGGGTGCTATGAAAAAGAACAAAGGTGCTTTTGGTAGCTATATGATTCTCTGTGCGATGCCTTCGACTCAGGGTCTTTACGGCTTCTTGGGCTACTTCCTTTTGAAGGGCTTCTTGACCCCTGAAATCACTATGGCACAAGCATCTGCGATACTCGGTGGTGGCTTGGCTTTGGGTTTGGTAAGTCTTTGGAGTTCGTTGCGTCAGGGTCAGTTGGCTGCAAACGGCATTTCTGCCATCGGCAATGGACACGATGTTTTCGGTAACTCGCTGATTCTCGTTGCATTCCCCGAACTCTATGCTATCCTTGGCGTTGCTGCCGTATTCTTTATCAGCCAAGCAATCTAG
- a CDS encoding V-type ATP synthase subunit I yields MLFHTDVKLFLERLREVGLVDVTTTSWQGTPEQMELLEKAEHYKSVAKAMASVRGEGHSFNKVKDAVSQWDSAVAEIEALEVAIEKARLQAQNVEIWGEFDPKAITHLRGQGIFVRFFEVATKEFREDWSYEYPIEVVATRGSNTYFVIAASPEQEIDLPVIEHPAPMKSADDYLADAASYLEKQVCMQTLKARAALSAEAIMAESRHMREQFEFARASESGEEFAEGSLVVIEGWSEKAHMPAIEKFAQGEEVVYFAEAAKEEHNPPVKLKNRFFARLFEPIGQLYMLPRYNELDVTPFFAPFFMIFFGMCFGDAGYGLLLIVAILVLWKRVPKKFHDFLWLGIFLNIATVIFGLLTGNVFGIELAKMEKLVEFKDYFIANENMFNVAIGLGAVQVLFGQILRIFNRSKRGGSFLYGLSSLGWVILFISLGVAFAELTPAFTVSSTAFYITAGIACFLILFMNSPGKNPFINFGKGLYSFYEQATGVIGDLISYVRLFAIGLAGAIIAQVFNALSVGLSGDIPVVSWIVMAAILLIGHGLNIFISILGAFVHPVRLTFVEFYKNAEFEGGSRAFEPFKKVE; encoded by the coding sequence TTGCTCTTCCACACGGATGTGAAGCTGTTCTTGGAGCGGCTGCGCGAGGTGGGGCTTGTTGATGTTACCACAACCTCGTGGCAGGGGACACCCGAGCAGATGGAACTACTCGAAAAAGCGGAACATTACAAGAGTGTTGCCAAGGCAATGGCTTCGGTGAGGGGTGAGGGACACTCTTTTAATAAAGTGAAAGATGCTGTTAGCCAGTGGGATAGTGCCGTGGCAGAAATTGAGGCTTTGGAAGTGGCTATTGAAAAGGCGCGCTTACAGGCTCAGAATGTGGAGATATGGGGTGAGTTCGACCCCAAGGCTATCACACACCTTCGGGGTCAGGGGATTTTTGTGCGCTTCTTTGAGGTGGCTACCAAGGAGTTTCGCGAGGATTGGAGTTATGAATATCCGATTGAGGTGGTGGCGACAAGGGGGTCAAATACTTACTTTGTAATTGCTGCATCGCCCGAGCAAGAGATTGATTTGCCGGTAATTGAGCACCCCGCGCCGATGAAATCGGCAGATGATTACTTGGCAGATGCTGCGAGCTATTTGGAAAAGCAGGTCTGTATGCAGACTCTCAAGGCACGCGCCGCATTGTCTGCCGAGGCTATAATGGCAGAGTCGAGGCATATGCGCGAGCAATTTGAATTTGCGAGGGCGAGCGAATCGGGTGAGGAGTTTGCCGAAGGGTCGCTTGTGGTGATTGAGGGTTGGAGCGAAAAGGCACATATGCCGGCGATAGAAAAGTTCGCTCAGGGTGAGGAGGTTGTATACTTTGCCGAAGCGGCAAAAGAGGAACACAACCCGCCTGTGAAGCTCAAAAATAGATTTTTTGCGCGGCTGTTCGAGCCTATCGGTCAGCTCTATATGTTGCCTCGTTACAATGAGTTAGATGTAACACCATTCTTTGCACCGTTTTTTATGATATTCTTCGGAATGTGTTTTGGTGACGCGGGATATGGGTTGTTGCTTATTGTGGCGATTTTGGTGCTGTGGAAGAGAGTTCCCAAAAAGTTCCACGACTTCCTCTGGCTTGGAATTTTTTTGAACATTGCCACTGTAATTTTCGGGCTGCTCACCGGTAACGTCTTCGGCATTGAACTCGCAAAGATGGAAAAGTTAGTGGAGTTCAAAGATTACTTCATTGCCAACGAAAATATGTTCAACGTTGCCATTGGGCTTGGAGCAGTACAAGTGCTTTTTGGTCAGATACTTCGCATTTTCAACAGGAGTAAGCGCGGAGGCAGTTTCCTTTATGGACTTTCGAGCCTTGGGTGGGTGATTCTCTTCATCTCGCTCGGGGTTGCATTTGCTGAGCTAACACCTGCATTTACAGTTAGTTCTACTGCGTTCTACATTACCGCCGGTATTGCCTGCTTCCTGATTCTATTTATGAATTCGCCGGGCAAAAATCCGTTCATCAATTTTGGCAAGGGACTTTACAGTTTCTATGAGCAGGCTACGGGCGTTATCGGCGACTTGATATCTTATGTGCGTCTGTTTGCCATAGGCTTAGCCGGAGCGATAATTGCGCAGGTTTTCAATGCCTTGTCCGTTGGTTTGAGCGGCGATATTCCGGTTGTGAGTTGGATAGTTATGGCTGCAATATTGCTCATAGGACACGGTTTGAATATCTTTATTAGCATACTCGGAGCGTTTGTTCACCCTGTGCGTTTGACCTTCGTTGAGTTCTACAAAAATGCTGAATTTGAGGGTGGTAGCCGTGCTTTTGAACCGTTTAAGAAAGTGGAATAA